A DNA window from Candidatus Nanopelagicales bacterium contains the following coding sequences:
- a CDS encoding homoserine dehydrogenase, with amino-acid sequence MKVALLGGGTVGSQVARLLAESSEDFAARAGEPLELVGVAVRDAARERPGIPMELITDDPEALVSRGDLDVVVEVMGGIDPARGLILTAIANGASIVTANKELIATHGDQLAEAADAAGVDLLYEASVAGAIPLLRPLRESLSGDKVRRVLGIVNGTTNYMLTKMDEQSASYEDVLADAQRLGYAEADPTADVGGADSAAKAAILAALSFHAEVTISDVFYEGITEVTAADIASAREMGFVIKLLAIAELSEDERGVIVRVHPAMVPRTHPLASVRDAFNAVYVEAESAGEMMFYGRGAGGEPTASAVLGDVVVAARNKFRGGHGHRQSAYSGLRPRPVSEAKTRYMVSINVKDRPGVLASIATTFADNGVSIQTVRQDPTEGGAALDVRTHIAAEIDLAATVAALRDLEAVTAIRGVMRVEGEVE; translated from the coding sequence GTGAAGGTTGCACTGCTCGGTGGCGGAACTGTCGGTTCCCAGGTTGCTCGATTGTTGGCCGAAAGTAGCGAGGATTTTGCGGCGCGGGCAGGTGAACCGCTCGAACTCGTTGGGGTTGCCGTCCGTGACGCCGCCCGCGAGCGACCCGGCATCCCGATGGAACTGATCACCGACGACCCAGAAGCTCTCGTCTCGCGCGGCGATCTCGATGTCGTCGTCGAGGTCATGGGCGGTATCGATCCGGCGCGCGGACTGATTCTGACGGCGATCGCCAACGGCGCTTCCATTGTCACAGCCAACAAGGAGCTCATCGCCACCCACGGCGATCAGCTCGCTGAAGCTGCCGACGCTGCTGGCGTGGATCTGCTGTACGAAGCCTCCGTCGCGGGGGCGATTCCGCTTCTTCGCCCACTGCGGGAGAGCCTGTCGGGTGACAAAGTCCGCCGTGTGCTCGGCATCGTCAACGGAACCACCAACTACATGCTCACCAAAATGGACGAACAGTCCGCCTCGTACGAGGACGTACTCGCCGATGCGCAACGACTTGGCTACGCCGAGGCTGATCCGACCGCCGACGTGGGCGGGGCCGATTCCGCAGCGAAGGCCGCTATCTTGGCTGCGTTGTCATTCCACGCAGAGGTCACCATCAGTGATGTCTTCTACGAGGGGATCACGGAAGTCACCGCTGCCGACATTGCCTCCGCCCGCGAGATGGGGTTCGTCATCAAGCTGCTCGCGATCGCCGAACTGAGCGAGGATGAGCGCGGAGTCATCGTCAGAGTCCACCCGGCGATGGTTCCGCGGACCCATCCCCTGGCCAGCGTCCGCGACGCATTCAACGCCGTCTACGTCGAGGCTGAGTCTGCCGGCGAGATGATGTTCTACGGCCGTGGCGCGGGCGGTGAGCCCACTGCGAGCGCCGTGCTCGGCGATGTCGTCGTGGCTGCTCGCAACAAGTTCCGCGGTGGTCACGGCCACCGGCAATCGGCCTACTCCGGACTGCGCCCGCGGCCGGTGTCCGAGGCGAAAACTCGATACATGGTGTCAATCAACGTCAAGGATCGCCCGGGTGTGCTTGCGAGTATTGCGACGACCTTTGCCGACAACGGGGTGTCGATTCAAACGGTTCGACAGGACCCCACCGAAGGGGGTGCCGCGCTCGATGTGCGCACCCACATCGCCGCCGAGATCGACTTGGCTGCCACCGTCGCCGCGCTTCGTGATCTCGAGGCAGTCACGGCGATCCGGGGCGTCATGCGGGTTGAGGGAGAGGTCGAGTGA
- the lysA gene encoding diaminopimelate decarboxylase, with protein sequence MRAHPAGPRHGDVAHPAGAPPKPADTGELLALDPQIWPCSARRQPQSGAMEIGGCDVRDLVTEFGSPLVVMDERDVRERAQAYTQAFRDPTMPADVYYAAKAFLCTTVARWVSQEGLGLDVCSGGELACALRAGVPAERILMHGNNKSVEELHAAISAGVGRIVLDSFEEIARAAFIAEELGVCPKVLVRVTLGVEAHTHEFIATAHEDQKFGFSLATGTAAEAIRRVVAVPSLELIGLHSHIGSQIFVSSGFEIASGRIVSLLAAARDEFGVELSELNLGGGLGIKYVDGDEPPVVEQMAQTLREIVAAACEKSGLELPRLAFEPGRAIVGPAGTTLYTVGTVKPIELDGGGVRTYVSVDGGMSDNIRTALYDAEYTVTLASRTSQAGLMLCRVVGKHCESGDIVVSDAWLPSDLTAGDLLAVAATGAYNRSMASNYNLVTRPPVVGVRDGSAQIMLRRETLADLFALDPG encoded by the coding sequence CCGACACCGGTGAGCTGCTGGCCCTGGATCCGCAGATCTGGCCTTGCAGCGCACGCCGCCAGCCGCAAAGCGGCGCCATGGAAATCGGTGGCTGTGACGTGCGTGATCTGGTGACAGAATTCGGCAGCCCGCTGGTCGTCATGGACGAACGCGATGTCCGCGAGCGGGCACAGGCATACACCCAGGCGTTCCGTGATCCGACCATGCCAGCCGATGTGTACTACGCGGCGAAGGCATTCCTTTGCACCACGGTCGCCCGCTGGGTTTCCCAGGAGGGTCTGGGGCTCGACGTGTGCAGCGGCGGCGAGCTGGCGTGTGCCCTGCGCGCAGGTGTTCCGGCCGAGCGCATTCTGATGCACGGCAACAACAAGTCAGTCGAGGAACTGCACGCTGCGATCTCGGCCGGGGTGGGGCGGATTGTGCTCGACTCGTTCGAGGAGATCGCCCGGGCAGCGTTCATCGCCGAGGAACTCGGCGTGTGCCCCAAAGTCCTCGTCCGAGTCACCCTCGGTGTGGAGGCCCACACCCACGAGTTCATCGCCACCGCCCACGAGGACCAGAAGTTCGGGTTCTCGTTGGCGACCGGGACGGCCGCCGAGGCTATTCGTCGGGTCGTTGCAGTGCCGTCGTTGGAACTCATCGGCTTGCACAGCCACATCGGTTCGCAGATCTTCGTTTCCTCCGGTTTTGAGATCGCCAGCGGCCGAATCGTGTCCCTGCTCGCAGCAGCTCGCGACGAGTTCGGGGTGGAGCTTTCGGAGCTGAACCTGGGTGGAGGCCTAGGCATCAAGTACGTCGATGGCGACGAACCGCCCGTGGTCGAGCAGATGGCGCAGACCCTGCGGGAGATTGTTGCCGCGGCCTGCGAGAAGTCCGGCCTCGAGCTGCCGAGGCTCGCCTTTGAGCCCGGGCGCGCAATCGTCGGACCCGCTGGGACGACTTTGTACACGGTCGGAACCGTCAAGCCAATTGAGCTCGACGGTGGGGGAGTCCGGACCTATGTGTCCGTCGACGGCGGCATGAGCGACAACATTCGTACAGCGCTGTATGACGCGGAGTACACCGTCACGCTGGCGTCGCGCACGTCGCAGGCCGGACTCATGCTGTGCCGAGTCGTGGGCAAGCACTGCGAGAGCGGAGACATCGTCGTTTCCGACGCGTGGCTACCTTCGGATCTCACGGCTGGCGACTTGTTGGCGGTCGCGGCGACCGGAGCCTACAACCGCTCAATGGCGTCGAACTACAACCTCGTGACCCGTCCGCCGGTGGTCGGGGTTCGGGACGGAAGTGCCCAGATCATGCTGCGCCGAGAGACCCTGGCGGACTTGTTCGCCCTTGATCCGGGCTGA